A stretch of the Narcine bancroftii isolate sNarBan1 chromosome 14, sNarBan1.hap1, whole genome shotgun sequence genome encodes the following:
- the c14h15orf48 gene encoding normal mucosa of esophagus-specific gene 1 protein gives MDVLGRMACFLTAQLLPHLCPSGPSTATTPAVTVVAGRDARTPHLHPTHPVCGRDRHDSTRKPERWEWRRQRHPGFGLSQRSSVSMKFLSLLRKRKELIPLVALMTTAATFGTGTCIYFLATKSDVIINKSHNPTPWENVDPNKPQKLLTITQKWEPVDELQMVKRYTK, from the exons ATGGATGtgttgggccgaatggcctgtttcctgacTGCACAACTCCTTCCCCACCTCTGCCCATCCGGCCCCTCCACTGCGACTACCCCTGCAGTTACAGTCGTCGCCGGTAGGGACGCCCgcaccccccacctccaccccacacACCCCGTTTGCGGACGTGACCGTCATGACTCAACGCGGAAACCGGAGCGCTGGGAGTGGCGGCGACAGCGGCATCCCGGCTTCGGACTCAGTCAACGCAGCTCGGTCAGCATGAAGTTTCTCTCCCTACTCCGCAAGAGGAAGGAG CTCATCCCTCTGGTCGCTCTGATGACCACGGCCGCCACCTTCGGCACTGGCACCTGCATTTACTTCCTCGCCACCAAGAGCGATGTCAT AATCAACAAGTCTCACAATCCGACTCCATGGGAGAACGTGGACCCGAACAAGCCCCAGAAG TTGCTAACCATCACGCAGAAATGGGAGCCTGTCGATGAACTGCAGATGGTGAAACGTTACACCAAGTGA
- the afg2b gene encoding ATPase family gene 2 protein homolog B isoform X1 gives MEAPGLRLLPAEPRDRGSQRCRLGPRALAALGVRLGGPLRVCVADGVALCTAWPRADRADGFLQLDAKCVSPGFPAAVPRGLSLGLGQLQPVGCSRARRVGVRAVVSEGAGDPRTQPQLLRGLLKGVYLSAGLVVRLAGPEASACAGGLLQLEVCWLDPPTAGAALLTAGAEVEVAEVLSPERYRAEARGSAEALEPGSKPALASLREALAWPLLYPKASARLGLRCPGGVLLFGPPGVGKTWLLRRLALELGASVIEVSASALLGPRPGDSERRLRRLFGRAGAERRPCLLFIDQLDAVFPRRAARGRGAEHRLLAQLLGLLDSPERRTFALVGATDRPEALDPALRRPGRFDREITIGVPTLLQRQSILEAVTARMPLSADVNVSWLAEATSGYVGADLRALCCEAALQVIRRSSQDSIRQWISMTDFQEALKVVYPSSLRSSIGLTDFRPVHWDQIGGLDQVKLKIRQSIEWPLKFPEAFVRMGVRPSRGILLYGPPGCAKTTLVKAIASSCRCSLLSVSGAELFSPFVGDSEKALAKVFRQARAVSPSILFLDEIDSIVGSRSSDPTNGHRVQERVLSVLLNEMDGIGHPLSERRGTGNSTLCKGDQSKEQARKLEFQEICNKEVIVIAATNRPDLLDDALLRPGRFDQIIFVPPPGEETRLSILKICTSKTPLDGVCLRELGAETAGFTGADLQNLCKEAALLALQETGLDAAAVKHSHFTATLHSFKPSLTDEHLAFYHNLFSAKDPEMCGDFDPRVHNP, from the exons ATGGAGGCGCCGGGACTGCGGCTGCTGCCGGCCGAGCCCCGGGACCGCGGCTCGCAGCGCTGCCGCCTGGGGCCCCGGGCTCTGGCAGCGCTCGGCGTGCGGCTGGGCGGCCCGCTGCGGGTGTGTGTGGCGGACGGCGTGGCCCTCTGCACCGCCTGGCCCCGAGCTGACCGCGCCGACGGCTTCTTGCAGCTGGATGCCAAGTGCGTGAGCCCGGGCTTCCCGGCGGCTGTGCCCCGCGGCCTGAGCCTGGGCCTCGGGCAGTTGCAGCCCGTCGGTTGCAGCCGTGCCCGGCGGGTGGGCGTGCGGGCGGTGGTGTCCGAGGGGGCCGGCGACCCCCGGACGCAGCCGCAGCTGCTTCGCGGTCTGCTGAAGGGCGTCTACCTGAGCGCCGGGCTGGTGGTGCGACTGGCAGGCCCTGAAGCCTCGGCCTGTGCTGGCGGCCTGCTGCAGCTCGAGGTCTGCTGGCTGGATCCGCCGACCGCCGGAGCTGCGCTGCTCACGGCCGGGGCCGAGGTGGAGGTGGCCGAAGTGCTGAGCCCGGAGAGGTACCGGGCGGAGGCCCGAGGCTCGGCCGAGGCCTTGGAGCCGGGCTCCAAGCCTGCTCTCGCCTCGCTTCGAGAGGCGCTGGCCTGGCCGCTCCTCTACCCCAAGGCTTCGGCGCGCCTGGGCCTGCGCTGCCCGGGAGGAGTGCTGCTGTTCGGGCCGCCGGGCGTGGGCAAGACGTGGCTGCTGCGCCGCCTGGCCCTGGAGCTGGGCGCCTCGGTCATCGAGGTCTCGGCCTCGGCGCTGCTCGGCCCGCGGCCCGGGGACAGCGAGCGCCGACTGCGGCGTCTCTTCGGCCGAGCGGGAGCCGAACGCcggccttgcctgctcttcatCGACCAGCTGGACGCCGTGTTTCCCCGGAGAGCGGCTCGGGGCCGAGGCGCTGAGCACCGGCTCCTGGCCCAGCTTCTCGGCCTCCTCGACAGCCCGGAGCGCAGGACCTTCGCGCTGGTGGGCGCCACCGACAGGCCCGAGGCCTTGGACCCCGCGTTGAGGAGGCCCGGACGGTTTGATCGAGAG ATCACAATAGGTGTCCCTACGTTGTTGCAGCGTCAATCCATTCTGGAAGCAGTCACTGCGAGAATGCCTCTGAGTGCTGATGTTAACGTATCCTGGCTGGCAGAAGCAACAAGTGGTTATGTTGGTGCTGACCTGAGGGCCCTGTGTTGTGAGGCTGCACTACAGGTCATCAGACGCAGTTCCCAG GACTCGATCAGGCAGTGGATTTCGATGACAGACTTCCAGGAGGCGCTAAAGGTAGTGTACCCTTCCTCTCTCCGAAGCAGCATTGGCTTGACTGACTTCAGACCCGTCCACTGGGACCAGATCGGTGGCCTGGATCAAGTCAAACTGAAAATAAGGCAG AGCATCGAATGGCCGTTGAAGTTCCCAGAAGCATTTGTGAGGATGGGGGTGAGACCTAGTCGGGGTATCCTCCTGTACGGACCACCAGGCTGTGCAAAGACCACACTGGTGAAGGCCATAGCTTCTAGCTGCCGGTGTTCCTTGTTGTCGGTCAGTGGGGCTGAGCTCTTCTCTCCCTTCGTGGGTGATTCTGAAAAAGCCTTGGCTAAG GTATTTCGCCAGGCTCGAGCTGTGTCCCCCTCAATCCTATTCCTGGATGAGATTGATTCAATTGTTGGGTCCCGGTCAAGTGATCCTACAAATGGCCATCGTGTTCAAGAGCGAGTGCTGTCTGTTCTTCTCAATGAGATGGATGGAATCGGTCATCCATTGTCTGAGAGGCGAGGGACTGGGAACAGCACTCTATGCAAAGGGGATCAGTCCAAGGAACAGGCAAGAAAG TTAGAGTTTCAAGAGATTTGTAACAAAGAAGTAATTGTGATTGCTGCTACAAATCGACCAGATCTCTTGGATGATGCTCTGCTGCGACCTGGGCGATTTGATCAAATCATCTTTGTCCCACCACCAGGTGAAGAG ACAAGACTTTCTATTCTGAAGATTTGCACTTCCAAAACACCACTGGATGGTGTGTGCCTGAGGGAGCTAGGAGCTGAGACTGCAGGATTCACTGGAGCAGATCTACAGAATTTATGCAAGGAG GCTGCCTTATTGGCTCTGCAAGAAACTGGGCTTGATGCTGCAGCTGTGAAACACAGTCACTTCACCGCAACTCTCCACAGTTTTAAACCTTCTTTGACTGACGAGCATTTGGCATTTTATCACAACCTATTCTCAGCCAAGGACCCAGAAATGTGTGGGGACTTTGATCCCAGAGTACATAACCCTTAA
- the afg2b gene encoding ATPase family gene 2 protein homolog B isoform X2: MEAPGLRLLPAEPRDRGSQRCRLGPRALAALGVRLGGPLRVCVADGVALCTAWPRADRADGFLQLDAKCVSPGFPAAVPRGLSLGLGQLQPVGCSRARRVGVRAVVSEGAGDPRTQPQLLRGLLKGVYLSAGLVVRLAGPEASACAGGLLQLEVCWLDPPTAGAALLTAGAEVEVAEVLSPERYRAEARGSAEALEPGSKPALASLREALAWPLLYPKASARLGLRCPGGVLLFGPPGVGKTWLLRRLALELGASVIEVSASALLGPRPGDSERRLRRLFGRAGAERRPCLLFIDQLDAVFPRRAARGRGAEHRLLAQLLGLLDSPERRTFALVGATDRPEALDPALRRPGRFDREITIGVPTLLQRQSILEAVTARMPLSADVNVSWLAEATSGYVGADLRALCCEAALQVIRRSSQDSIRQWISMTDFQEALKVVYPSSLRSSIGLTDFRPVHWDQIGGLDQVKLKIRQVFRQARAVSPSILFLDEIDSIVGSRSSDPTNGHRVQERVLSVLLNEMDGIGHPLSERRGTGNSTLCKGDQSKEQARKLEFQEICNKEVIVIAATNRPDLLDDALLRPGRFDQIIFVPPPGEETRLSILKICTSKTPLDGVCLRELGAETAGFTGADLQNLCKEAALLALQETGLDAAAVKHSHFTATLHSFKPSLTDEHLAFYHNLFSAKDPEMCGDFDPRVHNP, encoded by the exons ATGGAGGCGCCGGGACTGCGGCTGCTGCCGGCCGAGCCCCGGGACCGCGGCTCGCAGCGCTGCCGCCTGGGGCCCCGGGCTCTGGCAGCGCTCGGCGTGCGGCTGGGCGGCCCGCTGCGGGTGTGTGTGGCGGACGGCGTGGCCCTCTGCACCGCCTGGCCCCGAGCTGACCGCGCCGACGGCTTCTTGCAGCTGGATGCCAAGTGCGTGAGCCCGGGCTTCCCGGCGGCTGTGCCCCGCGGCCTGAGCCTGGGCCTCGGGCAGTTGCAGCCCGTCGGTTGCAGCCGTGCCCGGCGGGTGGGCGTGCGGGCGGTGGTGTCCGAGGGGGCCGGCGACCCCCGGACGCAGCCGCAGCTGCTTCGCGGTCTGCTGAAGGGCGTCTACCTGAGCGCCGGGCTGGTGGTGCGACTGGCAGGCCCTGAAGCCTCGGCCTGTGCTGGCGGCCTGCTGCAGCTCGAGGTCTGCTGGCTGGATCCGCCGACCGCCGGAGCTGCGCTGCTCACGGCCGGGGCCGAGGTGGAGGTGGCCGAAGTGCTGAGCCCGGAGAGGTACCGGGCGGAGGCCCGAGGCTCGGCCGAGGCCTTGGAGCCGGGCTCCAAGCCTGCTCTCGCCTCGCTTCGAGAGGCGCTGGCCTGGCCGCTCCTCTACCCCAAGGCTTCGGCGCGCCTGGGCCTGCGCTGCCCGGGAGGAGTGCTGCTGTTCGGGCCGCCGGGCGTGGGCAAGACGTGGCTGCTGCGCCGCCTGGCCCTGGAGCTGGGCGCCTCGGTCATCGAGGTCTCGGCCTCGGCGCTGCTCGGCCCGCGGCCCGGGGACAGCGAGCGCCGACTGCGGCGTCTCTTCGGCCGAGCGGGAGCCGAACGCcggccttgcctgctcttcatCGACCAGCTGGACGCCGTGTTTCCCCGGAGAGCGGCTCGGGGCCGAGGCGCTGAGCACCGGCTCCTGGCCCAGCTTCTCGGCCTCCTCGACAGCCCGGAGCGCAGGACCTTCGCGCTGGTGGGCGCCACCGACAGGCCCGAGGCCTTGGACCCCGCGTTGAGGAGGCCCGGACGGTTTGATCGAGAG ATCACAATAGGTGTCCCTACGTTGTTGCAGCGTCAATCCATTCTGGAAGCAGTCACTGCGAGAATGCCTCTGAGTGCTGATGTTAACGTATCCTGGCTGGCAGAAGCAACAAGTGGTTATGTTGGTGCTGACCTGAGGGCCCTGTGTTGTGAGGCTGCACTACAGGTCATCAGACGCAGTTCCCAG GACTCGATCAGGCAGTGGATTTCGATGACAGACTTCCAGGAGGCGCTAAAGGTAGTGTACCCTTCCTCTCTCCGAAGCAGCATTGGCTTGACTGACTTCAGACCCGTCCACTGGGACCAGATCGGTGGCCTGGATCAAGTCAAACTGAAAATAAGGCAG GTATTTCGCCAGGCTCGAGCTGTGTCCCCCTCAATCCTATTCCTGGATGAGATTGATTCAATTGTTGGGTCCCGGTCAAGTGATCCTACAAATGGCCATCGTGTTCAAGAGCGAGTGCTGTCTGTTCTTCTCAATGAGATGGATGGAATCGGTCATCCATTGTCTGAGAGGCGAGGGACTGGGAACAGCACTCTATGCAAAGGGGATCAGTCCAAGGAACAGGCAAGAAAG TTAGAGTTTCAAGAGATTTGTAACAAAGAAGTAATTGTGATTGCTGCTACAAATCGACCAGATCTCTTGGATGATGCTCTGCTGCGACCTGGGCGATTTGATCAAATCATCTTTGTCCCACCACCAGGTGAAGAG ACAAGACTTTCTATTCTGAAGATTTGCACTTCCAAAACACCACTGGATGGTGTGTGCCTGAGGGAGCTAGGAGCTGAGACTGCAGGATTCACTGGAGCAGATCTACAGAATTTATGCAAGGAG GCTGCCTTATTGGCTCTGCAAGAAACTGGGCTTGATGCTGCAGCTGTGAAACACAGTCACTTCACCGCAACTCTCCACAGTTTTAAACCTTCTTTGACTGACGAGCATTTGGCATTTTATCACAACCTATTCTCAGCCAAGGACCCAGAAATGTGTGGGGACTTTGATCCCAGAGTACATAACCCTTAA